The genome window AGACTGAGTAGACCACAAAAAAGAAAGTTTTACAATATTACACAATATTACACACTGACCCAGACCACCTCAAATGCGCCTATACCACAGAAGAAGAGATGGGGGCCACAGCATTACCATCACACAGCCAGATATGTAGCATGACTGGCTGCAGAATGACAGCAGTTTGCAACCATAGAAACAAAAAAGATAAACAAACATGCTCTGGAGGATAAAGCCGCACTCAAAATAGAATCCTTTCCTTGCAGCAAAGCACACTGGCCTGGCATGTCcatgcttttgacattaaaacGGAGTAGTCTTTGATCATCTATATTACTTGGGGCTGTTTAAAGATGTATTTTGGATAGACTCCGGGAGAAATATGTAATATCTCTctcatattttaaaaataattgacATGATGGCAACTCAACAGGAtgactgataggcctacaataaaaaaGTGGCTTTTGATGGCAGTGGACTTTAAAGCGAGATATTGTAGTCTTGTCTTCTCCTTGCATGGCACAAGAATTGCAGTTATTGCATCTAGCATCTTACAAATTGGATCTTGCTCCAGGGTCAAGAGCCTCTGGCTTTTGGCTGTATGCTTGTGTGAACAGGGTTGTCTTTTGTAGCTCACACAACACATCAGAGCAAGCAATGCAGTGACcagctagtcacacacacaaagcctgaaTGAGACAATTTTTCAAAGGCCAAACAAAGTTGTCTTGTACATGGTATGCATCTGGTAAGATTTTTTTTACAggcagtaggctacacaaagACCTTTTGAAATCCAGGTGTTCTGGAATGGAGGATAttctgtcataaatatcagcaGAGACCCTGGAGAGTCTAGTGTGGATATGCTGCACTAAATTCACATGTTAGTGACGTTATTGTCATATATTATCCAGTGGGACAAATCAAGATGAGGTTCTGCTAGGTGGATAAACTCCCTAATTAAGGGATGCTTGAATGATTTCTGTTGCCTGTCTTTTTCTGCTGCCTGCAAAGTTTAAGATAAATTGAAGAAGCCCATTCCAGTATGTAAATGTTCCTCTGTTTACTCACAAAGATTAGATTTTCTTCAGAAGTATGGGAGTTCGCTTATTTCCTTATTTGTATTCCAAACCTGTTGTTAGCTAGGGGACACAACATTTTTACAGGATCTGTGTATGGTGATTTTGAATGACATGGGCCTTTTTTGACCATGTAATCCATAGACCATGGGTCAGATCAAGACACTAGCACAACAGTGGAGCAGTGATGCAGGCACAACACCTCCACCCACATCAGACAGGATGCCATTAGAGAACCCTTTTCAAGGCAAATATGTCACCACCGGGAAGCCATTAAATCTAGGCATTTAAATTATTAGTCTTTTGAAAGAAAtatgtttgacctaagtatttCGTACCTGATAATAGTTATCTCCTGTTTAACATTTTAGATCATAATTGCAGGGGAAATCAGCTCTAAGCAAATCCGTGTAAGCATCTAtctctacgtgtgtgtgagtgtgtgtgtgtgtgagtgtgtgtgttggtgagcaATTCACAGGAGAGATTCACTATAGGAAGTATGGTGCTCTTTTGTCCAATAGATGGCTGTAATTACCACGCCAGTGAAGTGTGTTTGTCACAGATGGAGCTCATTTCATTTGCTGAATAAAAACAGAGAAGTAAGCTCAGGGAGGGAACTGACACCAGGGGCGGAGGGCTGTGTCTGCTGATCAGATGATGAGCCTTTTGGAGACTCTACAGCACTGATTTCACATTTAGGTGCAGGCAcacccatgacacacacacacacacacacacacacacacacacacacacacacacacacacacacacacacagcagaggggtggtggtgggctgACGGGGATAGTAGGGATAGTAGTGTTCTGCGGCTGGTGTTGGCATGGTAACTACATGAAAAAAAGACAGGGATGTAGTGTGCTCTTCCTCCATGTTTGGCGCTCCTTCTCTTTGTTTCACATCACCGACGTCCAGCTTcgtctgtgaacacacacaacaggacaTCAGACTCAAATGACTGCATTCACATGAACGGCCATTATTTATATCTGAAATAGAACAGCAGCAAGGCATACGCCTGTATCAGTATTCCCAATTAAGTTTGAAGAGGCTGTATTAATGTGCAGTGCTGGACATTTATGAGAAGATAAAAGTCAGAGCCTTGGCTTGCTCCTGTCTCAGCAGATGGAGCCAGTCTTTATAAGCATCACATAAAGTCAGCCACTGACAGTTGTCTGTTTTTTGCTCTTATTTTTGATGTGCCAATACCTCGGAGCTGTGACAGCCTTCTCACATTTCATCTTCCAGGTCTGAGCTGTGATGATGCATCTGgggagaggagacagacagactataTTACAGTGAATGAAGACAAGAACACCCACATCTGCAGTCGATGCCCCAGAGAATCCTTTGCTCTGGCGGAGAATGTTTCATGGTGTTATGTTTAAACACAAAGGTGGTGCACTATGGGATTGAGGGATCAAATTGAGAAACCTAGAAGCTCCATAAACTGATAGAAATGTGAAGcatgaagaaagaaagacacagaaagtgagagagagagagagaatgaaactTGTATAGAAAGTTTAGTAAAAGGAAATAGAAACAGTAAGGAGAGAGTGTAGCGGAGAAATTGAATGCTCAGTGGAGAGATGTgaagagatatatagagatagagaaagagagatgagatgagatccAGGGGTCTACTTCCCTTTGGAACTATTCTTTCAGGAGAAACAGAAGCCTAAAGCCTTTACATTCCACATTCTCTGGCAAAAAACTATTTTCTGAAGAAAAAGACACCCAAAGTCTTTCCACATcgttccacacacacgcaccagcaGCAGACAGTAGCTCTGCAGCAGCGGCGTAATTGAAGCCCTGCTCTCGAAACCAAAAGTGCTAAATGTGTCAGACAGGTAGGGAACAAACTCCTCGGTAATTACACATAATTATTATGTGCTATGACTTGATAAAAGctttgttatatatatatatggagggATATATAAGAGGGATGTCATTTGACAAGGAAAGTGTTGTCTTCCAAAGGTGTGTATGGTGCAAGTCTCTTGCCCTCCCTCTATGCTGTTTTATAgattcctccccttcctcctcattTCTATTTAAGGCCATATAAAAATGCAGTTATAgtttaacactgtgtgtgtgtgtgtgtgtgtgtgtgtgtgtgtgtgtgtgtgtgtgtgtgtgtgtgtgtgtcttaattgTATATTCTACAATAACACCAAAAGTGGGTATATGTCctatttaaacaaatgtgtccTGTTAAACTTTTTCACATTTAAAGTAAGCCAGATTATGCTTTCACTttgaggttggtgtgtgtgagtgtgtgtgtgtgagtgtgtgtgtgtgtgtgtgtgtgtgtgtgtacgcatgttcATGTGTGGATCATTTTGCCTTGGCGTGTGTTTAAGCCCTGTGTATAAGGGGAGCATCTGTAGGAGGAGTTGTGGCTTGTCTGAAGGAGACAGATGTAGTTTTGGATTTACTGTGTTGGGTTGTGATGTATCAACTGTCAGAGTGATTTACCATGCACTCTGTCCCAGTATTGTACTCATTTATGGTATTTTGCCcacgcgcactcacacacacacacacacacacacacaaactcactatACACGTATCTTCACAAAAAACACAGGACAAGaaaacactttctctctttaaTACTGAGCTTGAGTAACTATCATAAGTGCATACATTGTatgcaaaataaaacagacCATGTCAGTTCTTCACAGTCCAAAGAGAGTAACAAGGATGCTGTGCACCCAACTCTGTGTAACTCTGGTATGCTAgtgtgaataaaaaaacactgtATTTGCATACCAGGCCAAGAGGGTCAGAAATGCTCAGTGTGTCTGGCTGTATTGGTATGCACCACAGTGATACCGTAATGATCTGTGGCTATGGATCCGTGCCCTGTGCAATGTTAATATGGGCTGTGTTGCGGCGGGATGTTTGGGGCCGGTTCTCCTACCGTGTGGGGCTCGTCATCGCTGGCCTCCCCCAGCTCAGGGCTGTCTCGCCGGGCACAGCGGCGCCCAGGCCTGGGGCTCTGTGGAGACGCCTCAGGGCTGCTGGCAGATGCGTGGTAGGGGGAGCCTCCGAGACTGCCCTCCCTGGACAGTGGGGatcctgtaacacacacacacacacacacacacacacacacacacacacacacacacacacacacacacacacagacacagatcaaTAACTCTGGCCAGACAGCTCTCTCAGACCTTTTTGTATGATCAAGTTCAAGATGGGCTCTGTAAATCGCCTTAAGACATATATGTACGTTATGTCACTTTATAAATAAAACCGAATTGAATTAAATGAAATTTTCTCTCCGCTTAGTATACCTATAGTAACATGGTGAAATTTGCTATAATGAATAAGTCCTTGAACATACCACTTCAGCCGACACTTCCATCAAAATCGGCAAGCACATTAACATCAATGTTATTACAATGCTGTACAAGGATACCCATCATAAGATACCTCAAGAATTAGTGGCCATTTCCATATAAAAGGTTTGCCAAATAAAATCCCCATTCACTGCAGCGAGAATAAAGCTCTTTAGCCTTCAGAAGCTCAAGGGCAAAAGTGTAACAGCTCACACATCCATATCTTTCTCACAATGACGCCATCGGGCCGATTTCAAAGGGATTCATTAGCAGCCAATGACTCTGAGCCGAATCCACTGCGAGTGTCTTGTAATTACTGCAGGATAAATGAATATGGAGCAGtgaaagagggacagaggagcagcagcagcacaagcGATCCCTAACCCAAGGGCACGCATCAGAGATAAGAATGTGCCAGCCACTCCGAGCAAGACTTTAGGGCCACACAACAAACGCCTCCTCGTCGTCACCTCTGCAACACTTTTAAGGCAATGGGCTAGTGGGCCACCAGGGGGCACTAGTTACCCCTTTTCCTGGGAGCACTGGTCTCCAGCCATGGCTCACCTTAAGTAAAATAACTCAGGAGGGACATgcagtgtattttgtgtgtgtgtgcagcataccTGTGTGATCCTGCCTCTGCCTGTCCATCCTGTCCAGGTTATCCAGTAGCCCGTCGATCTGAACCTTAATCAGGGTCAGCTCTCGCTTGATGGTCTGCAGCTCTTCCATCTTCACTGCACACCATACGtgtaggacagagagagagagagagagagagagaggggtaaaaTGTGCCTGTTTTGTTAGTACAATCAGTTCACAACTCTACCTGTGCAGTTGAATTGAGGTACttcatgcaagcacacacacacacacacacacacacacacacacacacacacacacacactacgtccCACAGCCACTCTATTATTTTCTCCTgttccctcactccctcactctctcactctctcaccctctcttttgtctgtgtgtgttacatttCTGATTCCTGCCAGGAGTCAGCAGTTAAACGCCTCGGCAGCTTCCACCGCTGTCTCTATTGTGAACTCTAATAGCAGCCAGTGGAAAAGTGGAAAAGCTCATTGCTAGTCCGCCCCCTcagctcgctctctctctctctctctccctctttcccacaGTTCACAGGGAAGACAACTGCGGCTCTAAAATACTCAGAAAGGGCAGAAAAGAGAGATTGAAAGGAAGtgaggaaatggagagagagagaaacaataaGAGGAGGTGAAGGCATACTGGAGACATGCAATAAGAGGAGGTGAAGGCATACTGGAATGGAAAGATGGTCCTGGTAGGTCTTGTCTGACCCCTGAAGTGTGTGAGgtccttgtgtgtctgtgtgtgtgtgtgtgtgtgtgtgtgtgtgtgtatgtgtgtgtgtgtgtgtgtgtgtgtgtgtgtcgtggtgtGCGTTGGCTGGGGAGAAGGAGAGCAGCCGAAGACTTTCTTATTTGTTCTGCTCTGTTAACTTGGTGTAATGGCATGTTCTGATGGGACCGTCTCCATTACACGAGGAGAGCCTGCAGTGGAGAGGGTTTTAATGAAGAACCATCTGGAGCCTTCCCCCTGCTCAGCCTCAGGGGCCTCTCTGTGCAGCCCAccgcgacacacacacttacatatacacaaatacacagagaaacacactcacacctacatacacaaacacacacacacacattcacagagaaacacacacatacacacacacgcatacacagagaaacacacacatacacatagattaACTCATAACACATGCattaacacatactgtaaaaacacatgcgcacaaggacagacacacacacacacacacacacacacacagacactaagcTAAAAACTCAAAGAaataatttttcatttttttaatctgttattggttttatataaaaaaaaatgaccaatTATAATGACTAATTAATAGTAAACTAAAATGAAATTCGGACCATACATATTCAAAAGCAgccaataaaacaaaacaaaaaaaacgttCTGAATtgtgcacctacacacacacacacacacacacacacacacacacacacacacacacacacatgtaaggaCTCTGGGACACAAAGAGCCTGGTAAACTCTGACCACCCCCATGCTGTGCCACCTGCTACTATGTGACACTGCCATAGAGAGACATGTCACTTAGATGAACAGCCCTCTTttcctccaccactctctcctcttttcctccaccactctctccctctccctcttttcctccaccactctctccctctccctctttttctccaccactctctccctctccctcttttcctccaccactctctcctcttttcctccaccactctctcctcttttcctccaccactctctcctcttttcctccaccactctctcctctttttctccaccactctctccctctccctcttttcctccaccactctctcctcttttcctccaccactctctccctctccctcttttcctccaccactctctcctctttttctccaccactctctccctctccctcttttcctccaccactctctcctcttttcctccaccactctctccctctttttttttttgggcccAGCACCAAACCCCGCTGCGCTGAACTAATCAAACATCAGGGCTGGTCCTGACCACCTGGAAGCAACCGCTGGGCCATCGGATCAAACGAGGCTGCATAGTGCATAAATAATTCCCCAggttaaaatattaataataaataaaataaagaagtTTCAGGTTTAAATATAGGTGGAGCATGGGTGGGCCTAGCTAGATGCGTACAGgcccttgtgtgtctgtgtgtgtctttatgaacagcatatgtgctaatatgctctctctctgtgtgcgtgcgtgcgtgcgtgcgtgttgagGGGTGCGGGTCTCTCTCACGTTTGGCCCTGCTGGAGGAGTGGGGTCTGGAGCTCTTGGAGGAGGGCCGGTCCCTGCTGCGTCTCAGGCtggtggagctggaggaggagcgcGAGCGCTTGGGCAGGCTGGAGCCGTGGGGCACGGCAGGCATCGCCGAGGGCACGCGCTGGTAGTCATACACCCTGAGGAGCAGGAGGGGTAGGAAGGacgggaggggagagagagagagagagagagagagagagacaggaagggaaggggggagggagagagagagaaaaaagaattgAACAGAAAGACAAATAGAGAGATCAGAATTTAGGAACCAGACGCTCCACCATTTTGAGCAATTCCACACACTTAGAATCTCTGTCTGGACTAAAGgcaaaatgaaaaacacagacccTGAACCAGATCATACAGAAGTctataaaaaaacaacagcactgCTTGAGCGTTGTGCTTGCAGTGAAAAAGAAGCTAATTTATGCCAGATCACAGTTGGCCGGCGCAGAACGGCCGAGATCACACTGCTCAGCATTGCCTGGCGAATGAATTGAAGTGTTAAGAGTCCTAACTACATCTGACTCCCTTAATCAGCACCAAATTAGAGAGACTTTGCTCATTAAAAGCAGCTGGTGGACTTGTTTGCAATGCAAAAATCAAGCCAcgctctcctctgctccactccactctgctctctctctgctctgcgcACTGAAGCTCAATCAACGTCCCTGGGCGGCtaaccctctcctctctctgctacATCCTGGATTTGATCTCCATCAGTCACATCTAAATGACGTAAATTATTATGAAAAGCCTTTCATTTCAGCTTCGGCAGTCACTTCAGAAAGCGCATCAACTTTGTACTTTTGCCAACTAGAGCACGGTGTCAGTGGCAGCTTTGAAGGTTTACATATTCATGTTACCCTCATCTGTAGCCCTCATCCACTGATAACTCAGGCATGGCTGATATAAAACAGTGCACTCCAtgttgcgtgcgtgcgtgcgtgcgtgcgtgcgtgcgtgcgtgcgtgcgtgcgtgcgtgcgtgcgtgcgtgcgtgcgtgcgtgcgtgcgtgcgtgcgtgcgtgcgtgcgtgcgtgcgtgcgtgcgtgcgtgcgtgcgtgcgtgcgtgcgtgcgtgcgtgcgtgcgtgcgtgcgtgcgtgcgtgcgtgcgtgcgtgcgtgcgtgcgtgcgtgcgtgcgtgcgtgcgtgcgtgcgtgcgtgcgtgcgtgcgtgcgtgcgtgcgtgcgtgcgtgcgtgcgtgcgtgcgtgcgtgcgtgcgtgcgtgcgtgcgtgcgtgcgtgcgtgcgtgcgtgcgtgcgtgcgtgcgtgcgtgcgtgcgtgcgtgcgtgcgtgcgtgcgtgcgtgcgtgcgtgcgtgcgtgcgtgcgtgcgtgcgtgcgtgcgtgcgtgcgtgcgtgcgtgcgtgcgtgcgtgcgtgcgtgcgtgcgtgcgtgcgtgcgtgcgtgcgtgcgtgcgtgcgtgcgtgcgtgcgtgcgtgcgtgcgtgcgtgcgtgcgtgcgtgcgtgcgtgcgtgcgtgcgtgcgtgcgtgcgtgcgtgcgtgcgtgcgtgcgtgcgtgcgtgcgtgcgtgcgtgcgtgcgtgcgtgcgtgcgtgcgtgcgtgcgtgcgtgcgtgcgtgcgtgcgtgcgtgcgtgcgtgcgtgcgtgcgtgcgtgcgtgcgtgcgtgcgtgcgtgcgtgcgtgcgtgcgtgcgtgcgtgcgtgcgtgcgtgcgtgcgtgcgtgcgtgcgtgcgtgcgtgcgtgcgtgcgtgcgtgcgtgcgtgcgtgcgtgcgtgcgtgcgtgcgtgcgtgcgtgcgtgcgtgcgtgcgtgcgtgcgtgcgtgcgtgcgtgcgtgcgtgcgtgcgtgcgtgcgtgcgtgcgtgcgtgcgtgcgtgcgtgcgtgcgtgcgtgcgtgcgtgcgtgcgtgcgtgcgtgcgtgcgtgcgtgcgtgcgtgcgtgcgtgcgtgcgtgcgtgcgtgcgtgcgtgcgtccctCATCACTCTTGTTTTgggtgtcaggtgtgtgtgtgtgtgtgtgtgtgtgtgtactgatgtgtaaatgtatgtgtgtatgcacgagTTTGTGCATGacatgagtaagtgtgtgtgtaaggtatgtgtgtgtgtgtgtgtgtgtgtgtgtgtgtgtgtgtgtatgtgtgtgtgcaggtgtgcatgtgtgtgtgtctgtatgtgtgtgagtgtctatgtgtatgcGTATACAGTATCTGTGCTGTCTAGCACCTGTCTCCCTGTCTGTAAGCGTTTGAGTCTGGGCGGTGATGAATGGCACCCATGGTGGGGCTCGACAGCGGAGAAATCCGATCTGACAGAGGCGCAGGATGGATGGGAGGCAGAACCAGAGAGGAGACCCAGGGGTTCACGGGAGGACGCCCCGCTCCTCTTAATCACCCAGGGGGAGCCAGACCCTCCGCGGCTCCACACCCAGACGCCCGCCCGCACTGTTAACACTGGTAGTTATTAAAAATGATCCTATTTACCTAGAGAATGACTGAGTAAGTACTTAGTGTAATGGCTCAAGAGACGACAGCCTCCTAATAGTGGAG of Alosa alosa isolate M-15738 ecotype Scorff River chromosome 14, AALO_Geno_1.1, whole genome shotgun sequence contains these proteins:
- the LOC125307491 gene encoding uncharacterized protein LOC125307491 isoform X2; this translates as MTLFKSEHRSPRYMSMTGELKSSRSKTGGAKRPNSAMYGVYDYQRVPSAMPAVPHGSSLPKRSRSSSSSTSLRRSRDRPSSKSSRPHSSSRAKLKMEELQTIKRELTLIKVQIDGLLDNLDRMDRQRQDHTGSPLSREGSLGGSPYHASASSPEASPQSPRPGRRCARRDSPELGEASDDEPHTMHHHSSDLEDEM
- the LOC125307491 gene encoding RNA-binding Raly-like protein isoform X1, with the translated sequence MTLFKSEHRSPRYMSMTGELKSSRSKTGGAKRPNSAMYGSEYDLDYDCYQEDFYDRVYDYQRVPSAMPAVPHGSSLPKRSRSSSSSTSLRRSRDRPSSKSSRPHSSSRAKLKMEELQTIKRELTLIKVQIDGLLDNLDRMDRQRQDHTGSPLSREGSLGGSPYHASASSPEASPQSPRPGRRCARRDSPELGEASDDEPHTMHHHSSDLEDEM